A single Brassica rapa cultivar Chiifu-401-42 chromosome A04, CAAS_Brap_v3.01, whole genome shotgun sequence DNA region contains:
- the LOC103865146 gene encoding uncharacterized protein LOC103865146 produces the protein MRRQLVLVIILVVIFVVILDVTQVEATRSFPVAIDEISLLLQVLQRGPVRGSGRNGCTHIPRGGSGRCRHG, from the coding sequence ATGAGGAGACAATTAGTGCTCGTAATAATCTTAGTTGTTATTTTCGTAGTTATCTTGGACGTTACACAAGTTGAAGCCACAAGGTCTTTCCCGGTGGCCATCGATGAGATCAGTCTGCTATTGCAGGTGCTGCAAAGAGGTCCGGTTAGAGGCTCGGGTAGGAACGGTTGCACCCATATTCCTCGCGGCGGTTCAGGAAGGTGCCGCCACGGCTAA
- the LOC108871706 gene encoding uncharacterized protein LOC108871706, whose amino-acid sequence MKKQVVFGVILLALFLIFINAKQVEATRLLRTTVDSEIRSVFQSLQKGTVPESGRNRCTHIPKGSGKCHG is encoded by the coding sequence ATGAAGAAGCAAGTGGTCTTTGGAGTGATCTTGCTTGCACTCTTCTTGATTTTCATTAACGCCAAACAAGTAGAAGCCACAAGGCTGTTACGAACCACCGTCGATAGTGAGATCCGGTCTGTGTTCCAGTCGTTGCAGAAGGGTACGGTTCCTGAATCCGGCAGGAACCGTTGCACTCATATCCCCAAAGGCTCGGGAAAGTGCCACGGATGA